Within the Dehalococcoidales bacterium genome, the region ATATAATGACGACCTCTTTCTTATCCCTGGCAAGTTCCTTAAGTGGCGGCGTACCAATGGCATTGCCAATAGCCGCCTTGACCTGCTCCGGTGTCAGGGCGGGTCGGTTATAGCCAGCCATATCGAGTGTCTCCACCTGCCAGCCGTCCGGCACGGTGAGTTCCAACTCCTTCATCTTGTACCATGCCAGCGCAGGCAACTTGATAGTGCTCATATCCTTCTCTCCTCTCATTCCGTGGGCAGACCCAGTCCCCGTGTGGCCACGATGTTCTTCAGTACCTCGGTGGTGCCTGCCTGCAGGCTGTAGCCCTTTGAGCCGAGATAAGAATGCGGTGCCATGCCCAGGATGGGCGCCCACTTCGATTCGGCCACCAACTGCCCGTACAGTCCCAGTATCTCTGTCGCCACGCTGGCCAGGCGTTGTTCAAAGGTGGTGCAGTAGGCCTTGGCCATGGCGGCTTCGACATTGGGGGCACGTCCCTGCTCCATCACCAGCACCACGCGGTAGGTGAGCAGACGCCCCATCTCGAACTCGACCTGAAGTCGGGCCAGCTTGTCCCGGATAAGCGGGTCTTTGCAGAGGGGAACTCCGTTGTGCTCGGTCTCCCTGGTGAATTCAATGATAGCCTCAAAGAGCGGATAGTTGCCCATGAGACGCTCCAGCCCGGCACGTTCGTAGTCAAGCTGGTTGAGTATCTGGTAGAAGCCGCGGTTCTTCTCCCCGATGAGGTGCCTCTTGGAGACACGAACCCCGTCATAGAAGACCTCGCCCCAGGCCTCGCTGCCGGTGATGTCAATCGTTGGCCGGATGGATATTCCCGGCAGGCTGGCGTCAATGACAAACTCGCTGATGCCACGGTGCTTGGGTGCATCCGGATCTGTCCTGGCCACAAGGTAAACGTGCGTCATGAACCGGGCACAACTGGTCCACATCTTCTGTCCGTCGATGATGTAGTCGTCCCCGTCTTCAACAGCCCTGGTCTGGAGTGATGCCAGGTCCGAGCCCGCCTCCGGTTCGCTCATGCCCAGGCCGATGTAGGCTTCTCCCTTCAGAATCAGGGGGAGAAGCTCCTGCTTCTGTTCTTCGGTACCGTGAGCGATAAGGGAACGGCCTATCTGGCGGTCGGCAAACCAGTGGCAGGCAGCAGGAGCCCCGTAGCGCAACAGTTCTTCGGTCAGTATAAGCCGGTCGGTCTCGCTGCGTCCCTGGCCGCCATATTCGCGAGGCCAGCTCAGTCCAATCCAGCCCCTGGCGGCCATCTTCCTGGTGAACCCCGGGGAATAGCCCTGTATCCAGCCATCGCACATCGGCTGGAAGGTCCCGTTCCTTATCTCCTCTTCGAGAAAATCGCTTACTTCTTTCCGGAACGCTTCCTGTTCCGGACTGAACTTAAAATCCATACTTACTGACTCCTCGGGTATATCTTATTAAGTGCGAAGCAGAGTGCCCGGACGGCACCCGGTTAGACCGCCAGGCAGGTCACCGTGCGGGAGATACCGGTAATAGGATGAATTACCTGCGTAACGATGTCACCGATTTCGTTGAGGGTTTCCGCCTCGATGATGGCGATAACGTCGTAGGGCCCGGTGACCGCATTGACCGATGTCATGCCCTTCAGGTCCTTGAGGGCTGCGGCAACTTCTTTGGTTCTGCCTACCGTTGTTTCAATCAGTACAAAGGCTTTGGCCATAACAGACTCACCTCCGGCATTCCGGGTAATCCACCGATTAATTGCCTGGGAATTCCCGGCAGACTTCGTCATTATTATACTCCAAAGTGCAGCCTCATTCCACCCGCTGCCCTGATCCACAGGACTGGTTCCTGCGGTTTTGTCCCCACTTATCACTGCGAGCCGAAGCCCTGAGTGCAAGCGAAGGGAAAGTGAAAAGGCAGCGAAGAATCCTGGCATACCTTTAATGTTGTGAGGGCTGAGATTGCGCGCCTCTGTTCCAGAGGCATATCGCAAAGGCCGACGCTGCGTCGGTAAGCTCCTCGCAATGACCACCGCACATCTCCAGCTTGACAGCAGGCATGTGACTCAGCCTATAATATGCAATCTGCCATCGGGGTGTGACGGTTCCCGCAGGGTTCGACGGGTGGTTACCAGTCAAACGGGTCTCCTGACAGCCAGGTCTGGTATTGTGGTCGGGTGTCTATTCCCCCTGGTCAGCCATTGACGAAATACAGGCTTCTGGAGGAGTGTCTTGGACTATGGCCTGAGTGAAGAACAGAAGACATTGAAAAGCCTGGCAAGGCGTATTGCCGAAGAGAGGATTCTACCGGTCCGGGCAGAGCTTGATGAGACCGAGGAGTTCCCCCGGTCAATCATGAAGGACCTTGCCGATAGCGACATTTTCCGTATCTTCATCCCCGAGGAATATGACGGTCTCGGTGGGGGCGGTCTCGACCTGTGCCTGGTGATTGAGGAACTGAGCCGGGTGTGCAGCGGTGTCACCGTCTGCTACGCCGCGACCACTCTGGGGGCTTATGCAATACTCGAATTCGGCAGTGAGGAGCAGAAGCAGAAGTACCTGCCGGATATTGCTGCCGGTAAAAAGCTGGCTGCTTTTGGCCTGACCGAGTCCACCGCTGGCAGTGACGTCGCTGCTATCAAGACTACCGCCGAGAAGGTGCCCGAGGGCTACGTACTAAACGGCACCAAGCAGTTCATCACCAACGGTGGCGAAGCCGAGATATACACTATTATTGCCCTGACGAACAAATCAAAAGGACCTCGTGGCGCCAGTGCTTTCGTGGTGGAGAAAGACACGCCGGGCTTCACCTTCGGCAAGAAAGAGAAGAAGATGGGCATCCGTACCTCCCCCACCAGGGAACTGGTCTTCCGTAACTGCCTGGTCCCGGAAGAGAACCTGATTGGCAGGGAAGGTATGGGATTCGTCATGACGATGAGGATACTGGACCGGTCGCGTCCCGGTATTGGTGCCCAGGCTGTGGGTATTGCCCAGGGAGCCCTGGAAGCGGCAGTCGACTACACCGCGCAGCGTATCCAGTTCGGGAAACCTATCATCTCGCTGCCCGTTGTCCAGCAGAAGATAGCGGAAATGGCCACCCAGGTGGAGGCAGCCCGGCTGCTGGTGTACGCCACCGCCCGGACGATTGACGGTGGTGCCCGGAGCTACACCGAGGAAGCGTCTATGGCCAAGGTCTTTGCCTCTGACGTGGCCATGAAGGTTACCACTGAGGCGGTCCAGGTCTGCGGCGGAGCCGGCTATATGCGTGACTACCCGCTGGAGAAGATGATGCGGGATGCCAAGATTACCCAGATATACGAGGGCTCCAACGAGGTGCTGCGAAACACGATTGCCGTCGGCGTCAGGAAGAGGAAGGCGCGACGGGAATGAACATTATTGTCTGTCTCAAGCAGGTCCCGGGTACCACTGATGTCAGGATTGACCCGGAGACGAACACCCTCCGGAGACAGGGCATCAAGAATATCGTCAACCCGTTCGACGCCTACGCTCTTGAAGAGGGAGTCCGCCTCAAGGAGCGCTATGGCGGCAAGGTCACCGCCATCAGTATGGGGCCTCCCCAGGCTGAGGAGATGCTCCGCGAGGCCATCAGTTGCGGTGCTGATGAAGCCATCCTCCTCAGTGACGCTGCCTTTGCCGGCGCCGATACCCTGGCTACTTCCTATACGCTTTCGCAGGCGATGCGGAAGATTGAGCAGTACGACCTGGTAATCTGCGGTCGGCAGACCATAGACGGCGATACCGGCCAGGTCGGTCCGGAGCTTGCCGAATGGCTGGACGTCCCGTTTGCTGCCTACGTCAGCAAGGTCGAGGAAATAGACGGCGACCTGATGAGGGTCGAGCGGATGGTTGAGGACGGGCACGAGATTGTTGAAATGTCCCTGCCGGGTATAATCACCGTGGTCAAGGAGATAAACGTGCCCCGCCTTCCGTCGCTGCGCGGGATGGCCCGGTCCAGGAAGGCAGAGATACCGGTGTGGACGGCTAGTGATTTGGAGGTCGATGAGGGAAGGATTGGTCTGGTCGGCTCGGCGACATGGGTGGTCGAGATATTCTTCCCCCGGCGGGTCCACCAAGGCGAGATGCTTGAGGGCGACCCGGAGAGCCAGGTGGACACCTTGCTTGAGAAGCTCAGGGAAGCCAGGATAGCGTAGGGTTGGCGGTGATATGGGGATTCGGGTTGATATTGACGAATGTACCGGCTGTGGCAGTTGCATTGATGCCTGTCCCTTCGGTCTGATTGAGATAGTCGACGACGTAGCCCGGATAGGGGAGGGCTGCAACCTCTGCGGTGCCTGCCGTGATGTCTGCCCTGTCGATGCAATCACCATAGAGTCTGTCGTTGATACGGTCCCTGCCGATGACTCCTACCGTGGGGTCTGGGTGTACGCCGAAAGACAGGACGGCGAGATACGGGGAGTGGGCTACGAGCTTCTCTCGAAAGGCAGAGAGCTTGCCGACGCTCTGAACACGGAGCTCTGCGCGGTATGCTTCGGCCATAACCTGGATGGCGTCGAGCAACTGGCAGCCTGCGGAGCGGACAGGGTCTACCTTGTCGATGACCCTTCCCTTGCTTCTCAACAGGAGGAGGTCTACGCCGCCGAGTTGGTCCGGCTTATCCGGGAGCGCAGGCCGGAGATTGTCCTTGCCGGAGCGACGTCTTTCGGGCGGGCTTTCTTCCCCCGCGTGGCCGCCGTCCTCAAGACGGGCCTGACCGCCGACTGCACCGGGCTTGATATCGACACCGAAAAAAGGCTCCTTTTACAGACGCGCCCCACCTTTGGCGGCAATGTCATGGCAACCATCATCTGCCCGGCAAAACGACCGCAGATGTCCACAGTACGCCCGCGTGTTTTCAAGCGCAACACGCCGGACACCTCCCGTGAAGCAACCATAATCAGGGTTGATTTCGACAAAGAGCGCGTCACCGCCCGGACGAAGCTCGTGGACTTTGTGAAAGACCTGACCGAGAAGGTGAAGCTGGAGGACGCCGATATTATCGTCTCCGGGGGGCGGGGGCTGGGCAAGCCGGAAAACTTCAGTATCATCCGGGAGCTGGCCGATGCCCTGGGCGCAGCCGTAGGTTCCTCCCGGCCGCCGGTGGACGATGGCTGGATTCCCTATTCCCACCAGGTAGGACAGACGGGCAAGACGGTCTGCCCCAGGCTCTACATTGCCTGCGGGATATCCGGGGCGGTGCAGCACCTGGCCGGTATGCAGACCACCGATATGATTGTGGCTATAAACGACGACCCCGAAGCCCCCATCTTCGAGGTAGCCACCTACGGCCTGGTAGGTGACCTCTTCAGGATAGTGCCCCTTCTGACGGAGAGGTTGAAAGGAGGTCAGTGAATTGAAGGACAAACTTTACGAGCAATCAGAGACAGGTTGCTGCCCGCGATTTAACCCGGAGCCCTGGGACGAAAAAGAGGTAACCTTCGAGGACAGGCTATTCCTCAAAGACCATGTCAGAAGCTTCCTGCATATCCCGCTGAACATGGGAAGAGTGATGGTCGGAAACATGGAGAGGATTCAGGATGCTGATGCCCTTGCTCCTGAGCCGCTGATGCTTTCGGATGAGAAATCTCTATGGGGAAGTGATATCTATATTGCCGTCAGCAAAGAGGTGCCGGGAGCAGAGATGACAAGAGTCTCAGGGACATTTCTGACCAAGGTTTTTGAAGGGCCATACTCGAACACTGGCAAGTGGGTTAAAGAAATGAAAGCTCA harbors:
- a CDS encoding electron transfer flavoprotein subunit beta/FixA family protein, with product MNIIVCLKQVPGTTDVRIDPETNTLRRQGIKNIVNPFDAYALEEGVRLKERYGGKVTAISMGPPQAEEMLREAISCGADEAILLSDAAFAGADTLATSYTLSQAMRKIEQYDLVICGRQTIDGDTGQVGPELAEWLDVPFAAYVSKVEEIDGDLMRVERMVEDGHEIVEMSLPGIITVVKEINVPRLPSLRGMARSRKAEIPVWTASDLEVDEGRIGLVGSATWVVEIFFPRRVHQGEMLEGDPESQVDTLLEKLREARIA
- a CDS encoding Lrp/AsnC ligand binding domain-containing protein translates to MTKSAGNSQAINRWITRNAGGESVMAKAFVLIETTVGRTKEVAAALKDLKGMTSVNAVTGPYDVIAIIEAETLNEIGDIVTQVIHPITGISRTVTCLAV
- a CDS encoding acyl-CoA dehydrogenase family protein; this encodes MDFKFSPEQEAFRKEVSDFLEEEIRNGTFQPMCDGWIQGYSPGFTRKMAARGWIGLSWPREYGGQGRSETDRLILTEELLRYGAPAACHWFADRQIGRSLIAHGTEEQKQELLPLILKGEAYIGLGMSEPEAGSDLASLQTRAVEDGDDYIIDGQKMWTSCARFMTHVYLVARTDPDAPKHRGISEFVIDASLPGISIRPTIDITGSEAWGEVFYDGVRVSKRHLIGEKNRGFYQILNQLDYERAGLERLMGNYPLFEAIIEFTRETEHNGVPLCKDPLIRDKLARLQVEFEMGRLLTYRVVLVMEQGRAPNVEAAMAKAYCTTFEQRLASVATEILGLYGQLVAESKWAPILGMAPHSYLGSKGYSLQAGTTEVLKNIVATRGLGLPTE
- a CDS encoding hydrolase → MKDKLYEQSETGCCPRFNPEPWDEKEVTFEDRLFLKDHVRSFLHIPLNMGRVMVGNMERIQDADALAPEPLMLSDEKSLWGSDIYIAVSKEVPGAEMTRVSGTFLTKVFEGPYSNTGKWVKEMKAHVKSKGKEFKCLYYFYTTCPSCAKVYGKNYTVLLAAV
- a CDS encoding FAD-binding protein, yielding MGIRVDIDECTGCGSCIDACPFGLIEIVDDVARIGEGCNLCGACRDVCPVDAITIESVVDTVPADDSYRGVWVYAERQDGEIRGVGYELLSKGRELADALNTELCAVCFGHNLDGVEQLAACGADRVYLVDDPSLASQQEEVYAAELVRLIRERRPEIVLAGATSFGRAFFPRVAAVLKTGLTADCTGLDIDTEKRLLLQTRPTFGGNVMATIICPAKRPQMSTVRPRVFKRNTPDTSREATIIRVDFDKERVTARTKLVDFVKDLTEKVKLEDADIIVSGGRGLGKPENFSIIRELADALGAAVGSSRPPVDDGWIPYSHQVGQTGKTVCPRLYIACGISGAVQHLAGMQTTDMIVAINDDPEAPIFEVATYGLVGDLFRIVPLLTERLKGGQ
- a CDS encoding acyl-CoA dehydrogenase family protein gives rise to the protein MDYGLSEEQKTLKSLARRIAEERILPVRAELDETEEFPRSIMKDLADSDIFRIFIPEEYDGLGGGGLDLCLVIEELSRVCSGVTVCYAATTLGAYAILEFGSEEQKQKYLPDIAAGKKLAAFGLTESTAGSDVAAIKTTAEKVPEGYVLNGTKQFITNGGEAEIYTIIALTNKSKGPRGASAFVVEKDTPGFTFGKKEKKMGIRTSPTRELVFRNCLVPEENLIGREGMGFVMTMRILDRSRPGIGAQAVGIAQGALEAAVDYTAQRIQFGKPIISLPVVQQKIAEMATQVEAARLLVYATARTIDGGARSYTEEASMAKVFASDVAMKVTTEAVQVCGGAGYMRDYPLEKMMRDAKITQIYEGSNEVLRNTIAVGVRKRKARRE